A window of Chitinophagaceae bacterium genomic DNA:
CATTGCTAAGAAAACTTCCCGATAATTGTATTGACTTGATATTTACTTCACCGCCCTACAACTTTGGGCTTGATTATGCTCAAACTGATGACGACCATGTATGGGAAAATTATTTTGATACGTTGTTTGAAGTTTTTGAACAGTGCATCAGAGTATTAAAATACAGCGGTAGAATTATTGTAAATGTTCAACCCCTTTACTCTGACTATATTCCAAGTCATCATTTGATAAGTAATTTTTTTATAGAGAAAAAATTAATTTGGAAAACTGAAATTTTATGGGAGAAAAACAACTACAGCGCAAAATTCAGCAGTTGGGGAAGCTGGAAAAGTCCAAGTAGTCCGTACTTAAAAGGAACATGGGAGTATTTGGAGGTCTTTTGCAAAGGCACTTTGAAAAAAGAAGGCGAAAAAGAAAATATTGATATAACCGAAGACGAATTTAAAAAATGGGTAAATGCTCAATGGAGCATTGCCCCCGAAAGAAATATGCAAAAATTTGGACATCCCGCAATGTTCCCCGAAGAATTAGCAAAACGAGTAATGAAACTTTTCTCATATAAACATGATATTATTCTTGACCCTTTTAACGGTGCAGGAACTACTACTTACGTTGCTAAAATATTGGATAGAGGATATTTAGGAATAGATATTTCCGAAAAATATTGTGAAACAGCAATACAAAGAATAAACAGCATGCTCTTATAAAAAATGGAAAAAACAACAACACAAGATATAAAAAAACTAATAGAGGCATATAATTTGCTTGTCAAAGGAATTGAAAATAAANNNNNNNNNNNNNNNNNNNNNNNNNNNNNNNNNNNNNNNNNNNNNNNNNNNNNNNNNNNNNNNNNNNNNNNNNNNNNNNNNNNNNNNNNNNNNNNNNNNNAAAACCATTTTAAAGAACTAGACAAAAAAAGTGTTCTGAAGGCAATAGAATCATTGAAAGAGATATTAAAAAAATTTGTATATTGATTTTTTGGTTTTTTGAAGAAAAAAATCGTTATTTAACAATACATAATTAAAAATAAAAAAATGGATACAATAAAAGAATTTCGCGATTATAGGGAAAAAATGAACAACCGAATACTTTCTTCGGATAATCTGGTTATAAAAAGAATTTATAATTTAGATACCAATGCTTACAGCAAAGGGGCATTAGATATAAAAACAAAAGAAATGCTGGGATTGGCATGCAGCTTGGTTTTACGATGTGATGATTGTGTAAAATACCATCTTGACACTTGTTATAAAGTGGGTATAACCGATGCTGAAATAGAAGAAGTATGGGGTATTGCTACACTTATTGGGGGAACAATAGTCATACCCCATCTGCGAAGGGCAGTAGAGTTTTGGGATTTATTAAAAGAAAAAAAAAATGCTGAAAAAGGACTTTGAGCTAGAAATAAAATGGCAGGATCTCCTCAACGCCTTAGAAAAAATTATCGGGAAAAAACCTGAAAACTTAGATGCAGTTCTTTTTATTATTGGGATACAAGAGTTAGGAAAAGGCACAAAAAAGTTTACCAAAGATGAAAAGCAAGATCTGATGCACATAGCCATTTGCAAAGTGATGAGTTTATCAGGTTTTTATGAATTAGAAGGTGTAGACCCTGAAGGTTGGCCCCATTGGAAAATGATAAAAAAAATACCAAAACTAAATCTATTCGAACAAGAAAAGCTTTTAAAAATAAATATTATTGATTATTTTCAACAAGAAGTTTTTTGAA
This region includes:
- a CDS encoding site-specific DNA-methyltransferase; this encodes MHYKKLEILNTAKDYELDQIKILGNKYKAEDIYFEVFEDKIHIFLYQLDFFSFKKDIALLTHQTHNIELLTLIFEKIESIKSYGIKNKKRVYVGYNDEKKVSDRKEKEQKRRVAFYSHNNTFSKQNNSLPKEFENKIMCDDSLTLLRKLPDNCIDLIFTSPPYNFGLDYAQTDDDHVWENYFDTLFEVFEQCIRVLKYSGRIIVNVQPLYSDYIPSHHLISNFFIEKKLIWKTEILWEKNNYSAKFSSWGSWKSPSSPYLKGTWEYLEVFCKGTLKKEGEKENIDITEDEFKKWVNAQWSIAPERNMQKFGHPAMFPEELAKRVMKLFSYKHDIILDPFNGAGTTTYVAKILDRGYLGIDISEKYCETAIQRINSMLL
- a CDS encoding carboxymuconolactone decarboxylase family protein, coding for MDTIKEFRDYREKMNNRILSSDNLVIKRIYNLDTNAYSKGALDIKTKEMLGLACSLVLRCDDCVKYHLDTCYKVGITDAEIEEVWGIATLIGGTIVIPHLRRAVEFWDLLKEKKNAEKGL